A genomic region of Mycolicibacterium poriferae contains the following coding sequences:
- a CDS encoding ANTAR domain-containing protein, which produces MRSVVMHAQATRTELDTAVGVLMGRRHCSAATAFAEIAEAARQTGIGATALSRALISLASGVSGRFDHRDEVESRWGEVLGLAKRAGGPDPSSDVSSAASR; this is translated from the coding sequence GTGAGAAGCGTCGTAATGCATGCCCAGGCGACGCGCACAGAGCTCGACACCGCCGTCGGAGTACTGATGGGACGTCGACATTGTTCGGCCGCAACGGCATTCGCGGAGATCGCGGAGGCCGCCCGCCAGACCGGCATCGGTGCGACGGCGTTGAGCCGCGCTCTGATCTCGTTGGCCAGTGGAGTTTCCGGTCGTTTCGACCATCGTGACGAAGTCGAGTCGCGCTGGGGTGAGGTGCTCGGCCTGGCGAAACGGGCCGGCGGCCCCGACCCCAGCAGCGACGTCAGTTCTGCAGCGAGTCGATAG
- a CDS encoding DUF302 domain-containing protein, whose product MGFALSTVLHTSFDDAVTRTREALAGQGFGVLTEIDMQATLKAKLGEDMEQYLILGACNPPLAHRAVDVNRQIGLLLPCNVVVRADPANEAAVLVEAMDPQVLVDVTGEEQLKPVADEVAAKLRAAIDSLQN is encoded by the coding sequence ATGGGATTCGCATTGTCCACCGTGCTGCACACCTCCTTCGACGACGCCGTGACCCGCACCCGCGAAGCGCTTGCGGGACAAGGTTTCGGGGTACTGACCGAAATCGACATGCAGGCCACCCTCAAAGCCAAGCTCGGCGAAGACATGGAGCAGTATCTGATCCTCGGCGCCTGCAACCCGCCGTTGGCGCACCGCGCCGTCGACGTCAACCGGCAGATCGGTCTCCTGTTGCCCTGCAACGTCGTTGTGCGCGCCGACCCGGCCAACGAGGCGGCGGTGCTCGTCGAGGCGATGGACCCTCAGGTCCTTGTCGACGTCACCGGCGAGGAGCAGTTGAAGCCCGTCGCCGACGAGGTCGCGGCCAAGCTGCGCGCGGCTATCGACTCGCTGCAGAACTGA
- a CDS encoding metal-sensitive transcriptional regulator, protein MTGDEDSTAAVLNRLRRAQGQLSGVIAMIEQGRDCKEVVTQLAAVSRALDRAGFKIVATGLRECATGDTSDAGKPMTEDELEKLFLALA, encoded by the coding sequence ATGACCGGAGATGAAGACTCCACCGCAGCGGTGCTCAACCGGCTTCGCCGCGCCCAGGGACAGCTGTCCGGCGTCATCGCGATGATCGAGCAAGGGCGTGACTGCAAGGAGGTCGTCACGCAGTTGGCGGCAGTGTCCCGAGCGCTCGACCGGGCCGGGTTCAAGATCGTCGCCACGGGGTTGCGGGAATGCGCCACCGGCGACACCTCGGACGCCGGCAAGCCGATGACCGAAGACGAACTGGAGAAGCTGTTCCTGGCGCTAGCGTGA
- a CDS encoding sulfite exporter TauE/SafE family protein: MIALTVGLAVLVGVSLGLLGGGGSILTVPLLAYVAGMDAKQAIATSLLVVGATSAVGAISHARAGRVQWRTGLFFGVAGMAGAYGGGLLARFIPGSVLLIGFAAIMIATAVAMLRGRKDVDPGAAPSSLPVGKVVAEGLVVGLVTGLVGAGGGFLVVPALALLGGLPMPIAVGTSLVVIAMKSFAGLAGYLSSVQIDWVLAGAVTAAALVGALIGARLTAVIDPDSLRKAFGWFVLAMSSVILWQEVGPAVGAATAAVVGIAAATSLFCARYTKCPLARLAGRRGTTAAAT, encoded by the coding sequence ATGATCGCGCTGACGGTGGGCCTGGCCGTCCTGGTCGGTGTCTCGCTCGGTCTGCTCGGAGGCGGCGGGTCGATCCTGACCGTGCCGCTGCTGGCCTATGTGGCCGGCATGGACGCCAAGCAGGCCATCGCCACCTCACTGCTGGTGGTCGGCGCGACCAGCGCCGTCGGCGCGATCTCGCACGCCCGGGCCGGTCGGGTGCAGTGGCGCACGGGCCTGTTCTTCGGCGTCGCGGGCATGGCGGGCGCCTACGGTGGCGGCCTGCTGGCCCGCTTCATCCCGGGATCGGTACTGCTGATCGGTTTCGCGGCGATCATGATCGCCACTGCCGTGGCCATGCTGCGGGGCCGAAAGGACGTCGATCCCGGTGCGGCGCCGTCGTCGTTGCCCGTCGGCAAGGTCGTGGCGGAGGGCCTGGTCGTCGGCCTGGTCACGGGCCTGGTCGGTGCGGGCGGTGGCTTCCTCGTCGTGCCGGCGCTGGCCCTGCTCGGCGGGCTGCCCATGCCGATTGCGGTCGGGACGTCGCTGGTCGTGATCGCGATGAAGTCGTTCGCCGGTCTGGCCGGATACCTGTCCAGCGTGCAGATCGACTGGGTGCTGGCCGGCGCCGTCACCGCGGCAGCTCTGGTCGGCGCGCTCATCGGCGCCCGCCTGACCGCGGTGATCGACCCCGACTCGCTGCGCAAGGCGTTCGGCTGGTTCGTGCTGGCGATGTCCTCGGTGATCCTGTGGCAGGAGGTGGGGCCGGCCGTCGGCGCCGCCACCGCAGCGGTAGTCGGGATAGCCGCCGCAACCTCCCTCTTCTGCGCCCGGTACACGAAGTGTCCGCTGGCACGGTTGGCCGGGCGGCGGGGCACCACCGCCGCAGCGACGTGA
- a CDS encoding rhodanese-like domain-containing protein, with product MTAPMPAMIDSAELNRRLASGAPPRVLDVRTPGEFETVHMPGSYNVPLDLLREHRDEILAHVDEDVVLVCRSGQRAAQAEETLRKAGLPNVHILDGGITAWQTKGFVVNQRGQRWDLERQVRLVAGLIVAVSILASILVPGLKWVAFAIGAGLTFAAVTNTCAMGMLLAKLPYNRGASCDLRTVVAQLVDAK from the coding sequence ATGACCGCACCGATGCCCGCCATGATCGATTCGGCCGAACTGAACCGGCGACTGGCCTCCGGGGCTCCCCCGCGCGTGCTCGACGTCCGCACTCCCGGTGAGTTCGAGACCGTCCACATGCCCGGCTCCTACAACGTGCCGCTGGACCTGCTGCGCGAACACCGCGACGAGATCCTCGCCCACGTCGACGAGGACGTCGTGCTGGTGTGCCGCTCCGGGCAGCGCGCCGCACAAGCCGAGGAGACCCTGCGCAAGGCGGGGCTGCCGAATGTGCACATCCTCGACGGCGGGATCACCGCCTGGCAGACCAAGGGATTCGTGGTGAACCAGCGCGGCCAGCGCTGGGACCTGGAACGTCAGGTGCGCCTGGTGGCCGGGCTCATCGTCGCCGTCAGCATCCTCGCCAGCATCCTGGTGCCCGGGCTGAAATGGGTGGCCTTCGCCATCGGGGCCGGCCTGACCTTCGCCGCCGTGACCAACACGTGCGCGATGGGCATGCTGCTGGCCAAGCTGCCCTACAACCGCGGCGCGAGCTGTGATCTGCGCACGGTGGTTGCCCAGTTGGTGGATGCGAAATGA
- a CDS encoding MBL fold metallo-hydrolase, giving the protein MILEQYYIECLSHASYLIGDESSGRAVVVDPRRDITDYLADAQRYGLTIEGVINTHFHADFVSGHLELVEATGAWIGFGEAAETDYPIRRLADGEHLSLGQVDLEILSTPGHTWESISVLVRERPDAVPTAVLTGDSLFIGDVGRPDLVNIGDSSTSDLARAMYHTLHDKLLRLPDSVTVMPAHGAGSSCGKNLSTELTSTIGEQRRTNPSVQPMPEQDFVELVTHGQPAAPAYFSVDAAMNKRVHPLLVQDRNIPVLTATQIRQALSDGVRVVDARSVEDFAAGHLKGSVNVGFDGRFAETGGMVAGIGDRIALIAYPGEEQEAALRLARVGSDNVIGYFAVGRDGGFPAELADLVRTAPRVTVGELDRMLADDAVTLVDIRNPGEVEAGSIPGAAPMPLANLRMRLADIPKERPIVVHCAGGWRSSVAASLLRAEGFDNVSDLEGGYHAWADAHVSA; this is encoded by the coding sequence ATGATTCTCGAGCAGTACTACATCGAATGCCTGTCACACGCGTCGTATCTGATCGGTGACGAGTCCAGCGGTCGCGCGGTCGTCGTCGACCCGCGTCGGGACATCACCGACTATCTCGCCGATGCGCAGAGGTACGGGCTGACCATCGAAGGGGTCATCAACACCCACTTCCACGCCGACTTCGTCTCCGGGCATCTCGAGCTCGTCGAGGCGACCGGAGCCTGGATCGGCTTCGGTGAGGCCGCCGAGACCGACTATCCGATCCGCCGGCTGGCCGACGGGGAGCATCTGTCGCTCGGCCAGGTCGATCTGGAGATCCTGTCCACCCCGGGCCACACCTGGGAGTCGATCAGCGTGCTCGTGCGTGAGCGCCCCGACGCCGTGCCCACTGCGGTACTGACCGGCGACTCGTTGTTCATCGGCGACGTCGGACGTCCCGACCTGGTCAACATCGGCGACAGCTCCACCAGCGATCTGGCCAGGGCGATGTATCACACCCTCCACGACAAGCTGCTGAGGCTGCCCGACAGCGTCACGGTGATGCCCGCACACGGGGCCGGATCGTCCTGCGGCAAGAATCTGTCCACCGAGCTGACCTCGACCATCGGCGAACAGCGCCGCACCAATCCGTCGGTGCAGCCGATGCCCGAGCAGGACTTCGTCGAACTGGTCACCCACGGTCAGCCCGCCGCGCCGGCGTACTTCTCGGTCGACGCCGCGATGAACAAGCGCGTCCACCCGCTTCTGGTCCAGGACCGCAACATCCCGGTGCTGACGGCGACGCAGATCCGCCAGGCGCTGTCCGACGGGGTGCGCGTCGTCGATGCGCGCAGCGTCGAGGACTTCGCCGCGGGCCACCTGAAGGGTTCGGTCAACGTCGGCTTCGACGGCCGCTTCGCCGAGACCGGGGGCATGGTGGCCGGGATCGGCGACAGGATCGCGCTGATCGCCTACCCCGGGGAGGAGCAGGAAGCCGCACTACGGCTGGCCCGGGTGGGGTCGGACAACGTCATCGGCTACTTCGCGGTGGGTCGCGACGGTGGATTCCCCGCCGAGCTGGCCGATCTGGTCCGCACCGCACCGCGGGTCACGGTGGGCGAACTGGACCGCATGCTCGCCGACGATGCCGTCACCCTCGTGGACATCCGCAACCCGGGCGAAGTCGAGGCAGGCAGCATCCCGGGAGCTGCCCCGATGCCGTTGGCCAACCTGCGGATGCGGCTGGCCGACATCCCGAAAGAGCGCCCGATCGTCGTGCACTGCGCCGGCGGGTGGCGCTCCAGCGTCGCGGCCTCGTTGCTGCGCGCCGAAGGTTTCGACAACGTCTCGGACCTCGAGGGCGGCTATCACGCCTGGGCCGACGCGCACGTGAGTGCCTGA
- the trxA gene encoding thioredoxin, whose amino-acid sequence MNTRNLTLADFEATITESPVVLVDFWASWCGPCRAFAPVFERSAAAHPDVVHAKVDTQAEQQLSALLGIQSIPTVMAFREGVLVYSQAGAMPPAALEDLIGQVQGLDMAQVRATIAERQAAAAQA is encoded by the coding sequence ATGAACACCCGCAACCTCACCCTCGCCGACTTCGAAGCCACCATCACGGAAAGCCCTGTCGTCCTCGTGGACTTCTGGGCCTCGTGGTGTGGTCCGTGCCGCGCCTTCGCTCCCGTCTTCGAGCGATCCGCCGCGGCCCACCCCGATGTCGTGCACGCCAAGGTGGACACCCAGGCCGAACAGCAACTCTCGGCACTGCTCGGCATCCAGTCGATTCCGACCGTGATGGCGTTCCGCGAGGGAGTCCTGGTCTACAGCCAGGCCGGTGCGATGCCGCCCGCTGCGTTGGAGGACCTGATCGGACAGGTCCAGGGACTGGACATGGCCCAGGTGCGCGCCACGATCGCCGAGCGCCAAGCCGCAGCCGCGCAGGCCTGA